TGGGCAGTGTTGCCAACTGCTTTCAattgaaagtagctaaaactaGTGGCTAAATGTCACTAGATTACATCATAATGGCAAATGCATTGATCtatataaatgtgaatgtagATCAGTGGGCAAAATAAGAATCTAGATaaagaagttgctagatttgtccctaaacttttgaaaaaaaagtctcaaaaggggcGGTGAAGTCAATAAATCTAGTGACAAAATCCCTAAATTGGCAACACTGGGTCTGGATCTTATTttgcatgaacacaatggctttaatttttttctgatcaTTCATTATTTTCTTTGTAGGATTTTAAAGACGGGctacattttatttacacaaaGACTATAATAAACAACAAAGCTGTTTTATTCGGTGATTTAAACCCATTTGCACTTATAACAGACATTttcagtaaatataaaatctgaGGGAGGAAAGCATCTTCAAAAAATATCCAATGTGGACGATTTGGATgaggttaaagggttagatcacccaaaaaaaaagggaatttctgtcattaattactcgccctcatgtcaaaTGAAGATCATTTTGATGAATTTCGAGAGGTTATTTATCTCCCATAGTAAGCAACAAaatgaccacattcaaggtccagaaaagtaataaagacattgttaaaatagtcaacgtgactacagtggttcaaccttaatgtcatgaagcgacgagaaaactttaacaaaaaacgactttattcaataatttcttctctactctgtcagtctcctacgcagttgatGCAGTGCAGCGCTTGTGTTTATGTCTGAATGCCGGCTCTTCAATCTAAActgcgtaggagaatgacaggatAGAGAGGAAagtgttgaataaagttgttatttttgttttcgcGTTttgcgtcgcttcataacattagggttgaaccactgtagtcacgttgactattttaatgatgtctttactacttttctggaccttgaatgtggtcaaTTTGTTGCTTTCTGTGGGAGATAAAAAACCTTTCAgagttcatcaaaaatatcttcatttgtggtccaacgaaggtcttgcgggtttggaatgacatgagggtgaataattactgacagaaatttcatttttaggtgaactatccctttaattcaagCTCATGTTAAATATGAGTGAATTATAGATCACATGCAAAGGGtttaagaacaaataaactcaTTAACTGAAAGATAACtcctcatttgttaacattacttaactacattagttaacatgaacaatgaataaTACTTCTACAGCCTTTATTAAAATTAGATAAtgatcatttaaatatttacttaaacattttaatgtcaaATGTTGTATCTGTTGACATTAGTTATTACActctgaactaacatgaacatataataaatgctgtaacaTAGACTACATTGTTCaagcattaactaatgttaacaaatgaaaactTATTGTAAAGCGTTACAAACTAAAGTCAAAAGAGGATAAACCTAAAATGCATTATGCATTTACAAAATAAGATATTGCTCTTACAGTtttcaaaactttcaaaaataaaacttaccTTTCCCTGCTGTTATAAAGTGATTCTCTGATGGGATCCTGATGGGCTTAGTGATCTGCTTCATATTTACAgcatgtgatgatgatgatgatgatgatgatgaaggagTTCTGCTATGTCTTGAAGAGAAGAATGAAGGAGATCTCTCATCACTCCATCTCAGAGGGACACTGGCAGAGACAGGCTGAAGTCTAGAGTTACTATTGCTCTTGGTGCGTAAATGTGCACGAGACACAATAAACTCCAGAACGAGAACTGAAAACGCGTTCATGCGAAAAGCTGGGCTATTTTAAAACTTTGCTTCCTCTTAATCTATTGTGCGCGTACTAGCTTGTCATTCCCTGTAAAACTCTGAATCAAAGTGGACACAAAGTTCAGAAGCAGGACTAAACTCTAATTTGTGCTCCTGCGCTGACAGATGTTGCAGTAAAGGCAGTGGGCGGGTGGAAGACGCGTGCGTGCTGCATCTGATTGGAGCAGAGACCAGCGCTGTTCGATCATTATAGCCTTTTACGTTCCTTCTTACTGCAAAGGTCCAATGAGATTACCGCATTTCACACGGGGGCGGGGTTAAGCGTTGCATGGAAAATTAAGCACTCTGCTTTGGAGATgtggaatgtttttttgttgccTCATTTTCTGAACAGAGAAAGTGTAGGAGTCTTGTTTACATTCTGGGAATCATTACTTGAGAATGAGATATCTAGAGATGATCTTAAAGGAATTGTTTCATTATTTACTCTTTATTTACTCAAactcatgctgttccaaacccTATGCTGATATTTTCCATTGAATCTGTTCagctccaaaaatgacaaaaacctCATGAAAGTACACGAGGATGAATTTATTGAATGTAaattgagagagaaaatgttaatcatttttaaCCGAACACCTCTTCCTTAAGTCAAATCTCATTTGAGTTCTTGTTCAGACTCAAAGCAGCAATGGGTTTGATGCTCAGTTTGATGGCATTGATGGCAAAATGCTGTTAGTTTTCATGACAAAGCACATTTTCCATCCAAAGTCTCCAAGGGAAGGCTATGTTGTCATGGGTTCCCCCAagaatttctttttgttttgttctacaCCATAAATTACAGCCATAGCTCAAATCTGAATTAGAGGTATGACTGCAATTTATGTTGCAGAACAAAGCGTGAAAGTCTCGACAAGTAGGCCAGTGTTAACCACAGATTATATTTTACCATATATTacacatgcattaaaaaaaaaaaaaaaaaagctatgcaGAAAAACAATAGGAAAGTCCTGAGTCTCAAAAATGCAAATTGTATTTCTGGTCTTAGGACTAAAAACTCAATGGCTttattgtctttaaaaaaaagtcacaactCAAAAAACTGAAGTCCTTAAAATAGGCTTACTTTGGGGTGAGCTATGACTCAGACATGTTCATCACAGATGCTAACAGTAAGTAAAGATTTGGTACTTGATCTGAACAGGTCATTTATTAATTACTGCTATTGCATCTTCATCATGGTTCATTACACTGAAAATCtgtattaaaggcacaatatgtagtttattagaggtcgcttattcaaaacaaaggcatagcttgatgacgctttgattttgtggaatcatgggaggtgttgtcttcatgtctacagcctcaggcagaaatcatattcatggatgaggtaatgtattaaagatttattaacattactgtagtataaaGCAGGGTGGGGCTGAAAACCATTGGAgcggaacgaggccgctggagcgattgttaATGCCGCAGTTACcgtttctgcttcttctggtcatgagtatgtggggtaacgcagcgctgtttatcatattagatacatttatgtgttaaaagttgttatagtgctactctgcaTTTGCTtggcggctgctatgagacacttgttgcacactgcagtaagctagatcgatattaggcatggtaaaacatggtactcgtggtaaatcaagaaaaagagatttaaacagtaagacttactgtgttgagctgtataacatgattagttttctgtcaatgaatgtatccatccaaacagttgctcacctgtctaataaaacacatgatctattaaagcgtctttggggtttctatggtttctacaaaataaaacaggaaattgagggtatgatgtcattaataGTTGATGCACGGACACGgcccgtgtcctggttaaaactgcttatttctctggatttaaacactcttggaaacatttgggataatgtaagtgcacaagtcaataaaatatataacaatgttctagtgatttttggatattttaaatccaaaaatcttacatattgtgcctttaatcaCACTGAAGCAAACAAAAGGTCTCATTttattgcacacacacacacacacacacacacacacacacacacacacacacacaaaaatacttcattcaaaacatcttcaaaaaagtgttttaataaCATTAGTCCTCAATGgaagttcttttttgttttccCTAAAATAAAGACAATCATTTAAATAGTCAGGATGTTAAATTGTTGCATTGATTGTGCAATAAATTAAGGTAAGCCTTACAAAACAGCATCTTACATTACCTTCAGATCCAAAAATGCAACACTTAGCCAGAACTAATGTTAAATACATGTTTTAAACAACAATCACTGTGTTATTTATTAAAagcaatttttaaaacaaaccaaacaggcacaattttattttttactactTTCCAGTGAAGATCATTTCTCATGACCTGGGCTTCCCTTAACCTGCTATACAACACCTCTACGATGGTgggtccttttttttttttttcccccaagaaATATGATCTCTGACAAATCAATTTTTAAACTGACTGAGGTTCAGTGTGGTATGgattaatatgaaataaatacagAATAATAAAACAGTACGATTCGCTTAACTCAAAGGCAAGTAATGGAAGTAGTGATGGACCACGTGAAATCACTTTCTAAgacataaacaaaacatttctcACATGCATTCAAACTCCTCATGTTGAAATGATTGTAATATCTCTTTTCCTGTCTCTAAACTCAATACtgaaatagttttattcataGAAATTCCTGCTATTGGACCACAGATGCTTTGGTCAGACAATCACATGGATACTTTCTCAGGAAACACAACTGCCCGTGGTTGGTTGAGTTAATCATGGGTAACATAATCCTAACAGTCTAACTGCTTTAGTTCCTGTGACAATAGAGCATCTGTCGTTGACATCAATGCAAGTAAGGTGTACAGATCACTTCATAAAGACACATATGTTCGTCTTTGACTCCTGAAACTGTGAGAACTTTGCCCTTGTCACTTACAGTACTAGTGTTGGTAGCTGGTTTCTAGTAACACGGGAGATTTAACTTGGAAAACAAAGGCAGAAAGGCCTTTATACACTATCACAAGGCACCAGGTTGCCTGTGGTGTCCAGCTGCATGCATTTACAGGTGCAGGCCGACACAGGACACTCACTGTGATCTCTGAAAGGAAAGGAtataaaatcacatttaaaatactgtacttcacactagagctgcacgattaatcgttaaaagattGTGATCTCGATTTAAACACCCACACGATCTCATTCCTAAAAGACAATGATTCACCTGTGTCCATTAAACCTTTCAcaaacattcaaatctgtgtttgtgctgtcactgagccagagagagcagttgtcatgtacaGCATaagtatgaaacagcttcacaaatagtgttttcaaccacatagTGTTGTTGTTTCTGTTACAAATATAATAGTTAATAGATAATAGTTTATAGTTtgaatataaacactgatgtctgttagcgatcaaaatagagcaacttatcaccttttgaaagtaacttggcgCTTCAAATAACGATTGTATCGATGAAATCATTGCAATAAGtaattgttaaaatgtatttgtcattcaATCAGAAActctgattcatccagtaatgaaacaaagtATTTAtgattgagtcattgaatcattcattcaaaccgttttttttttttttaataattaatgcaaattaaacattttaaattgactgcagcaattaacattttgtcagaacctactaaattacatgttattttgtttagttgtctgttcagaatcatgggagaatcgtgatctctgtttgaaacaaaaaaattgtgattctcaatttcAGTGTTGgtggtaacacattacaagtaacttgagttacataatcagattactttttcaagtaactagtaaagtaacattactttttcaatttacaacaaaatatctgagttactttttcaaataagtaacgcaagttactttttcacatttagctctcctgtccccttgttgagagaaataaagtgcagaggtgttgtgtgcgtgaatattcatttcacttttggagTGAAAGgccctttacatttgccaaaaatataacttttttgtccatcaagcctcaggctgaaggaaatgcatattttggagtgaaagggcctttacatttgccaaaaatataacttttttgttgttattaaaaaaaaataagcaagtccagcccaggtgagaaaaaggaacgcaaaagtaatgtaacacatagtaatgtaacacattacttttcataaaaagtaactaagtaacacaattagttacttatTTAGgcagtaacacaatattgtaatgcattactttgtaacttcccccaacactgctcaaatgatccagaatcgtgcagctctacttCATACTAtagtatatttgtatttataaggCCATCAATAAATGGCACAATATGGGTGAATATGACACTTACCTGAACCAGCTGAGCATGTGACCCGCGTGACCACCATGCCGGCAGTTGTGGCACCAGGTAAACCAGTTATTGAACTGTGCAAGTTTTTTGTCTCGTGTCAGATCGGCTTTCTCATCTGCTTTTGCTGATAAGATGGATTAGATGAGTATCACAATGAACTGAACACATGTGGGCATTATGATATCATTTATCAAGAAGAACTTAAAATGATCCGTCTGTTACCTGGGCAGCTAGACACAGGGGTGCCCATGTTCATTAAGCAGAGGGCACAGCGCGGAAGTGGTTTACGACAGCCAGGACAACTGGTGACCTTTGACTTGGTGGGTGAACCGCTGACCCCATACTGACTGAATCCACGGCCCTGATGTGGTATCGCCGAGCAGCTGTATGATATAGACTTACCACAGAAGTTACAGCTCACAAACACCTGCACAGATCATATGAAGAAAATCAGAAATAGCCAGCATAGACAAAATGTAAGATGAAGGATGCTACCAAAATGATATTATTTCATGATAGATAATgatagggatgcactgataaTTAAGATATGGCTCATAAACAACATTATAAACTATAAATTGcttcaatataaaaaaataaaaaaaacactaatacTGACTGATACAAATTGGTCAGTgatcatacactctaaaaaatgtgttggctcaacaaaaaaaacagtttgcatcaattttttttgagttatgacaactttgagtgAATTTACATTCCTCCAACAAGCTACATTGAGTTAAAGGAACTTAATTATTTGTAGCATAGGCAcaaatttttaagttgattactcaaaaaaaaaaaagtcactccaccagagttgtagccctggaaccaattaatctgatctatttcagttcaaatcaatagctatcatagcacatgctaatataacttatttaacatttaatgatcCAGgcctatgcaaagcatgctgggaactagaaatccactgcctaattTTCGAAATGATCAAGACAATTTCATTACATTACTacaatttattttgttaaaaaaaaaaggcaactaatgcagaaatttgagtttaaatgaCAGACGatattaagttgatgtaatgatcaacattGTTATGTCAACggaacaaaataatgtttgcaaattaaaagaattaattaaaataaattaaaatgtttaacttgcaaccatgcatttatttaagttgtagtaacaggtcccctgaattactttttatttgcaTGATCAAAACTTAACAactggtagaaaaaaaaaacatgattctAGCCTGTGCAAGTGGTTTTGAGCTGGGATCCAATTTGCTCCTATGAATGTCAAATTCAGCCCGTTTATGCCAAAACCTCCAGGCGTCCAACAGGTTTCGATAGTTTTCGATCCAGCACTGCACCCGAGGGTCCTTCAGCACCTCTCCTGGAGAGCCCTACCACATCAAACaccacatacacaaacatttattcCACTCATCTGGACTTGTGTCAAGTTGACCTGAATACACACCGGTTATCCTGTTACATTCAGTCCGTCCTACCAtctaattaacattttttagcTTTTAACTTTTTGATTCTGTTGTAATcttcactaccattcaaaatttaaGGGAAGATATTTTTAGACAATAATTAATAAGGATGcaataaatttatcaaaagtggcagtaccaacatttatgttacaaaaatgctaaattcaaataaattctgttttgaactttcaattaattaaacaatctaaaaaatataaaaaaaatatgaagtagtaactattttcaacactgataataataagaaatgttttctgaaggatcatgtgacactgaagactggaataatgatgctgaaaattcagctttgatcacagaaataaattacattttaaaatgtattaaaacagttaaacaaatgcagcattggtgatcataagatacttctttcaaaaacattaaaaaaaaaaatcttacagatcccaAACTTTGATTGGTAGTATATGTAATACCAAACATCCATCTGAGAGTATATCATTCTCTTATGTGATGTCTTTATCATCTATTGTTTGGTTACCTTGAGCATGCAGAAACTGGCTGTCTGCACGTCTCCAGTTCGGTCTACATAACTTTCCATGAGATCTACTCCATCTTTGGTTAGTCCTGTAAGCAGGATTCCCTCCAGGTTACCAGCCTCCTTCATCTCATTGGTCAGCTTTTCTATGAACCGTGGCAACTTaagggagggaaaaaaaaaaaaaattacatactgCACATCAATCAGACTTGGATGAATGgaggtgtgaacgggccttaccTGAGCGTCATTTAGAAACATGCATGCAAAGGCCACCCTGTCCCTGACAGCCACACGACTctcatactgtaaaataaagagcCTGAATATTCAGCAATTCAAAACAATGTGATAAAATTCAGTGCAACTTTGAATATTCAATTAAGCATAATAGTTTTTCTTTTAACATACCAAGACCCCATCATATGCGCCAGGTTCACTGGTGAGGAAGGCAAACATGATGCACAGGTATGGCTTCTTCAGCTGGAGTCTGAGAGAGCTGCACATCTCTCTCCATAGGGAGTTCTTCTCATCGGTGTAGCCCGACAGAGCCATGGCCACCACGTTCAGATTCAGATCACCTAATCAGAGCATAAAGGAAAAATACTGAAAACATTccaaatttctttcttttttaagtgCATCCATGATGATGAATGATGAATCTCCAAACTGATTTTCCATACAACAAAAGCATGGGCTTGCCAAGGtccaaaaataatttacaaaaacaCCATCAAAAATAGTCCATATCGGGCTTGTGCACTTtttctgaagccatatgataGCTTTATATgatacagtgttattttagtttttattttggttttattatagttttattaatattttgaattatcattttaatatttctatttttagttttcatgttaattttagttaattttaatttgttttttaatattgcttgtagtaataattttatgtatttccaataattaattttagtgcttcaaatttaacttatttcagtttattgccaatattttttaaatttacaggatgtttttaattgttttcgttaatgataataaccctgatATATGAtagactgaaatttaagtcattGTTTGCTTAAATTCTTAAGTACTTGCACATATTCAAGACACACAGACCGCTTTTCAGCCCATTGGccaacatctccttttgtgttccaaggAAAAAAGAACATCATATGCTGTTTGCATGAGTGCAAACaaaacacactgtaaagacaaaagacaaaaatggTGGGAGTAGGTGTGAAAAACCACACCCTTTATAAAGATCATTTTTGTATTCTAAAACCTCTGAGGCCAAAACAAATTATGCTTAAAACCCAAACAACAGGCAATTATGAATGTTAAGCAAACAGCCCCATATGCTGTATGCATCTGCAGCTTAAGGGCATTTAATATTAAAGAACCATCATTGTGTAATATAAGccatgcttttgtcattttatcaaGTATATAAGAAATGCTTTTGATAGCAAACAGGCAGCTGATGGTGTTCATCATTTCTCACTAGCCTGGATTTCACATAGTCCTTATAATAACTTGCCAACATTCATCCGAGCACAAAGGAGAGGACGGACTTCCTGTAAATCCCTCAGGGAAACATtatcatctctctttctatatGAGTAAAGTAAGGCATTActcttaatttttctgtaatttaattacagttatatCTAATGCAATttgcattaaatactgtataaactATAGAACAATTCTGTATAAAacaatagtggatttaacatcagGTTGATATGGGATTCagaaagtaattagtaataagTAATGTAATACTTTTTAGAAAGAGTAATtagtacagtaatctaattaccCTGTTGACAATGTAATTAGTagttagtaattaattactttttttagagtaacttatCCAACACTGCTCCATAATAAAGATTAATTATATATCATTATCAGTCAATAGAGGCATTTTCTCCAATTCAAACAGTATACTCTTACTTTGCCTATAGTTATGCATTTTTTTACTGTGCATTATATTTTGATGTATGTCGAGCTACAGACTGGAGTGTTAGTGTGAACGCTATAGTGAAAACAGTTGCAAAACCGCACACATTTGTAATATTGGTCAtcatatcattaaaaaaaaatcatatatggCATCAGTCAAAATTGCTAACTCTTTTGGAAGTGGCACCAACATGTCCAGGTCACATTTCTACCCAAAAttaagaggggaaaaaaactaattttattcCGTAGAACGTAAATGAAgcatatttaattactacaattactacaatatatatattgctcATATATTGGTTGTATATAGTATCTGTACTATATACAGATACTATATATCTCATCAGCTCATCTGCTTGGTTGTATATAGTATGCATGCATCATCAATAAAGTGAATAGTGAATTCTGATATCTTTTAATACcactgttttagtacattagagcattttaagtgtttttcacGCTAAGCGTTTTAGAATTTCCctatttgtttttagtgattGAAATACTGCAGCAGGTGCTGCATATGAGTATATACTTGCATTTTGTTTcacattttagtttttctttctTGTAATCTAAATATTCATAGAAAAATGACAGGCCTGTCCTGCAGTTCAATGGATTTTTTGCCCTTCAGGGCTCCAGGACAATCACATGACTGAAAATTATGAATAGGGGTTATAGGGGGTCCTTGTGAAGGCCCCCAGTCATTAGCTGGGCTGGACAATGTTTCTCCAGTCCAGTCGTGTACCTTTCTCTGAGGAAGCTCCTTTATGAAGAATCTGAATCGCCCGGCGGATGTCCAGGTTAAAGAGGGCAACGGCAGCCGCTCTCTCCCACTCGCCCTCCTGCTCCAGAGACTTCAAGAAGGGTTCCACATCGATGTCAGGCCCTCGGCTAATCCAGCCACACAACTGCAGGGCCAGACTGCGCTCCTCGCTGTGGTACCGCGGGACATCGGTCTGCCTGTCTGAACCTGACCAGCACCGCCGTGTCTCCGTAGTGCCTGAGAGAGGAGAGGGAGAAGGTGACATTTCTTGAGAGGGCCTCCACTGACAGATACCATGAAGGGCATTTGAGGCATTTAGCATATGTCTATGAGAAATACTTGTATTGTACAACAATCACCATTATGATCACAGAAAATGTGATTGACTATTGTGTCTTTTACACTTACCAGAGCTGGACTTGACAATGTTTTTGATGCCTGAGTAGATGAGCGACTGTTTATTGCTTTGTTGCTTCTGTTCCACATTTTCAGTGTACTGCTTCATAAGTAAAACTTGCATAGGAAATATATCAAATAGAACAAGACCATATGAACAGGAATATGACAACAAAAATTAAGCAATGACTCAAGAGATTAACAAATAATGAATTCATAAGAAGTgtgaatatataaaaaaaacatttgtcagTAGAATTTCATGTTAATTCAGTCGTTAAAATTGATTTCTTGTTGCTTAATAATGTCAGGTCTCAATCTCAGATGCCACAGAAAGAATGACTGAAAAATCTAAGCAACTTCTGGGAGACAATGAGCACCAGTCCCCATTTCGTTTAGTTTTGTTTAAGATATATTGGAGAGATACAATGAGCATTTTAGAGAAAGAAATGATCAGAAGATTGGAGCTAGTTTAGTCGCATCAAACCATTTAAGTGAAATGACAGTATAATAattacaacaaataaaaaaaaaattctgcaatATTAATTgcagtatatataaatattaaatgtattcaaatatatgtatatataaataattacttaaatattacatattaataatatttataatcatTATATGTAGTATAATGTATGTTATAcatgtatattattatatgtaataaaaaattataataaaaaaaacatataaatatgagcaaaacccaaaaatgacatttgtcattaattactcatcttcatgtcgttccaaacccgtaagacttttgttcatcttcagaacacaaatgaaaatatttttaataaaatctgagcgatttctgtccctccattgacagctacgcaactaccattttgcacttcaaaaagttcattaaaaaaaaattgtaaaacgaattcatatgaattgagtggtttagtccaaatttacTGAAAAGActcaatattatatttatatgatgaacaaactgaatttagacttttatttacatataaacattgatcagcgaacataaacagaagctcaaccaaacctgcttCACGCataagaacaaacctcttgcagaagctcaaacgtactgcgtaacacgagaatgaacctgattggttctcgcacgcgacaagcaaacatgcttgaccttccatttaccacaactgatgtgtgcgttgatgaatgtttatatgtcaGATTTCAATGTTTATatactcagatttcatca
The sequence above is drawn from the Megalobrama amblycephala isolate DHTTF-2021 linkage group LG13, ASM1881202v1, whole genome shotgun sequence genome and encodes:
- the mios gene encoding GATOR complex protein MIOS; the encoded protein is MSSGYKPDILWSPHHADRYVICDNELSLYRIGPAGSSETKAGALPLSEETAATLLAINSDTPYMKCVAWYPKHEPECLLAVGQANGRVVLTSLGQSHNSKCKELMGKEFVPKHARQCNTLAWNPVDSNWLAAGLDKHRADFSVLIWDISSKFSPEAVPTEKVRMSGDADSGLVVTKPLYELGQNDACLSLCWLPRDHQKLLLAGMHRNLAIFDLRNTSQKTFVNTKAIQGVTVDPHFQDRVASFFEGQVAIWDLRKFEKPVFTLTEQPKPLTKVAWCPTRMGLLATLTRDSNIIRLYDMQHTPMPFGDEVEPTIIERSVQPCSESIISSFAWHPSAQNRMVVVSPNRIMNDFTVFERISLAWSSTTSLMWACGRHLYECAEDAGQGAAAAEKDIATKMRERAQSRYGHDTVQVWRNHVLAGGDDPQLRSLWYTLHFMKQYTENVEQKQQSNKQSLIYSGIKNIVKSSSGTTETRRCWSGSDRQTDVPRYHSEERSLALQLCGWISRGPDIDVEPFLKSLEQEGEWERAAAVALFNLDIRRAIQILHKGASSEKGDLNLNVVAMALSGYTDEKNSLWREMCSSLRLQLKKPYLCIMFAFLTSEPGAYDGVLYESRVAVRDRVAFACMFLNDAQLPRFIEKLTNEMKEAGNLEGILLTGLTKDGVDLMESYVDRTGDVQTASFCMLKGSPGEVLKDPRVQCWIENYRNLLDAWRFWHKRAEFDIHRSKLDPSSKPLAQVFVSCNFCGKSISYSCSAIPHQGRGFSQYGVSGSPTKSKVTSCPGCRKPLPRCALCLMNMGTPVSSCPAKADEKADLTRDKKLAQFNNWFTWCHNCRHGGHAGHMLSWFRDHSECPVSACTCKCMQLDTTGNLVPCDSV